From the genome of Triticum aestivum cultivar Chinese Spring chromosome 3B, IWGSC CS RefSeq v2.1, whole genome shotgun sequence, one region includes:
- the LOC123072149 gene encoding probable cinnamyl alcohol dehydrogenase 1, with the protein MAAASESGNCSAWAAKDPSGVLSPHSFNRRTVRHDDVSLRITHCGVCYADVIWTKNRHNDSVYPLVPGHEIAGVVTEVGSDVKGFKLGDHVAVGTYVNSCRDCDNCNSFLENHCSKFVFTFNGVDTDGTVTKGGYSSHIVVHERYCYKIPDGYPLEKAAPLVCAGITVYSPMMRHNMNQPGKSLGVIGLGGLGHMAVKFGKAFGLKVTVLSTSESKRDEAISLLGADNFVVSSDKTQMESLKNSLDFIVDTASGDHPFDPYLALLKVRGLMALVGFPGEIRVHPATLNLGARTLSGSVTGGTKDTQEMINFCAANKIYPDIEVIKIDYINEALERLVNRDVRYRFVIDIESSLK; encoded by the exons ATGGCTGCTGCATCCGAGAGTGGCAACTGCAGTGCTTGGGCGGCAAAAGATCCTTCTGGAGTACTCTCCCCACACAGTTTCAACCGTAG GACTGTACGACATGACGATGTTTCTTTGAGGATCACGCATTGTGGTGTCTGTTACGCTGATGTTATCTGGACAAAAAATAGGCACAATGACTCGGTGTACCCTTTAGTCCCTGG GCATGAAATTGCTGGAGTTGTAACTGAGGTTGGTTCAGATGTCAAGGGCTTCAAACTGGGCGACCATGTGGCTGTTGGGACATATGTCAACTCATGCCGTGACTGTGACAACTGCAATAGCTTCCTCGAGAACCACTGCTCAAAATTTGTTTTCACTTTCAATGGTGTTGATACGGACGGTACTGTCACGAAGGGAGGATATTCCAGTCACATTGTTGTTCATGAACG GTATTGCTATAAAATACCTGATGGCTACCCACTGGAAAAGGCCGCACCTTTAGTTTGTGCTGGGATCACTGTGTACAGTCCGATGATGCGACATAACATGAACCAGCCAGGAAAGTCACTCGGTGTCATTGGTCTCGGTGGGTTGGGTCACATGGCAGTGAAATTTGGGAAAGCCTTTGGACTGAAGGTGACTGTTCTTAGTACAAGTGAATCGAAAAGAGATGAAGCAATCAGCCTTCTTGGTGCAGATAACTTTGTGGTATCATCAGATAAAACACAGATGGAG TCCTTGAAAAATTCTCTGGATTTCATTGTCGATACTGCCTCTGGTGACCACCCATTCGACCCTTATCTTGCGCTTCTGAAAGTTCGTGGCCTAATGGCACTAGTTGGCTTTCCTGGAGAAATCAGAGTGCATCCTGCAACACTTAATCTCG GTGCACGGACTTTATCTGGTAGTGTAACCGGAGGCACAAAGGATACCCAGGAGATGATAAACTTCTGCGCGGCAAACAAAATCTACCCAGATATTGAGGTTATAAAGATAGACTACATCAACGAGGCTCTCGAGAGGCTTGTCAACCGGGATGTGAGGTACCGGTTTGTAATCGACATAGAGAGCTCTTTAAAGTAA
- the LOC123072150 gene encoding uncharacterized protein isoform X1, translating into MLTGIAAMAIFTGCALRSNSLHHASEKKLCAGLNTLGISVSCNILFGEFVTSRPEWLCMDQNMNEGYFSNIYVEIRSGTGTSAPSSTWSSRKAMDGGRTLAPHPSITAVAFSRWGGERSFLMWWPSTPATGYNTLASKVHIEGCSEASTWFRSFAIHNNTS; encoded by the exons ATGCTGACAGGAATAGCCGCCATGGCGATATTTACAG GCTGTGCACTGAGATCGAATAGTCTACATCATGCCTCTG AAAAAAAATTGTGTGCTGGACTGAACACACTTGGGATTTCTGTTTCCTGTAACATTTTATTTGGGGAGTTTGTGACTTCTAGACCTGAATGGTTGTGCATGGACCAGAATATGAATGAAGGATACTTTAGTAACATTTATGTAGAG ATCCGCAGCGGCACCGGCACCAGCGCGCCGTCGTCCACCTGGTCCTCGAGGAAGGCCATGGATGGGGGCAGAACCCTAGCCCCACACCCATCCATCACGGCGGTGGCCTTCTCTCGGTGGGGTGGGGAGCGAAGTTTTCTGATGTGGTGGCCCTCGACGCCTGCGACGGGCTACAACACCTTGGCTTCAAAG GTACATATTGAAGGATGTTCTGAGGCTAGCACCTGGTTTAGAAGTTTTGCAATTCACAACAATACCTCATAA
- the LOC123072150 gene encoding uncharacterized protein isoform X3 — protein sequence MLTGIAAMAIFTGCALRSNSLHHASEKKLCAGLNTLGISVSCNILFGEFVTSRPEWLCMDQNMNEGYFSNIYVEIRSGTGTSAPSSTWSSRKAMDGGRTLAPHPSITAVAFSRWGGERSFLMWWPSTPATGYNTLASKENQEGVQYPY from the exons ATGCTGACAGGAATAGCCGCCATGGCGATATTTACAG GCTGTGCACTGAGATCGAATAGTCTACATCATGCCTCTG AAAAAAAATTGTGTGCTGGACTGAACACACTTGGGATTTCTGTTTCCTGTAACATTTTATTTGGGGAGTTTGTGACTTCTAGACCTGAATGGTTGTGCATGGACCAGAATATGAATGAAGGATACTTTAGTAACATTTATGTAGAG ATCCGCAGCGGCACCGGCACCAGCGCGCCGTCGTCCACCTGGTCCTCGAGGAAGGCCATGGATGGGGGCAGAACCCTAGCCCCACACCCATCCATCACGGCGGTGGCCTTCTCTCGGTGGGGTGGGGAGCGAAGTTTTCTGATGTGGTGGCCCTCGACGCCTGCGACGGGCTACAACACCTTGGCTTCAAAG GAGAACCAGGAGGGAGTGCAATATCCTTATTAG
- the LOC123072150 gene encoding uncharacterized protein isoform X2: MLTGIAAMAIFTGCALRSNSLHHASEKKLCAGLNTLGISVSCNILFGEFVTSRPEWLCMDQNMNEGYFSNIYVEIRSGTGTSAPSSTWSSRKAMDGGRTLAPHPSITAVAFSRWGGERSFLMWWPSTPATGYNTLASKVSAPFGAACHLVITTQEKGR; the protein is encoded by the exons ATGCTGACAGGAATAGCCGCCATGGCGATATTTACAG GCTGTGCACTGAGATCGAATAGTCTACATCATGCCTCTG AAAAAAAATTGTGTGCTGGACTGAACACACTTGGGATTTCTGTTTCCTGTAACATTTTATTTGGGGAGTTTGTGACTTCTAGACCTGAATGGTTGTGCATGGACCAGAATATGAATGAAGGATACTTTAGTAACATTTATGTAGAG ATCCGCAGCGGCACCGGCACCAGCGCGCCGTCGTCCACCTGGTCCTCGAGGAAGGCCATGGATGGGGGCAGAACCCTAGCCCCACACCCATCCATCACGGCGGTGGCCTTCTCTCGGTGGGGTGGGGAGCGAAGTTTTCTGATGTGGTGGCCCTCGACGCCTGCGACGGGCTACAACACCTTGGCTTCAAAG GTCTCCGCGCCATTTGGCGCAGCTTGTCATCTAGTGATTACAACACAAGAGAAGGGCCGGTAA